One window of Cyanobacterium stanieri LEGE 03274 genomic DNA carries:
- a CDS encoding Uma2 family endonuclease, with amino-acid sequence MNAYTINFDSIFTITDKQFYQLCTNNPELVLERNRKGELIIMSPTGGETGKKNAELNADFVIWNRQKKLGYIFDSSTCFRLPMGSNRSPDVAYIKKERWDKLTEEEKIKFPPIAPDFVLELMSNTDSLKMLQEKMAEYMESGVKLGWLINPDKKEVEIYRRGKEKEILSNPQNLSGENVLPDFILDLTEIF; translated from the coding sequence ATGAATGCCTATACCATTAACTTTGATTCTATCTTTACCATTACAGATAAACAGTTTTATCAATTGTGTACTAATAACCCAGAATTAGTGTTGGAGAGAAATAGAAAGGGAGAATTAATCATTATGTCGCCCACTGGAGGAGAAACTGGCAAAAAAAATGCCGAATTGAATGCGGATTTTGTCATCTGGAATCGTCAAAAAAAACTAGGATATATCTTCGATTCCTCAACCTGTTTTCGATTACCCATGGGTAGTAATCGCTCCCCTGATGTGGCATATATCAAGAAAGAAAGATGGGATAAGTTAACCGAAGAAGAAAAGATTAAATTTCCACCCATCGCCCCTGATTTCGTACTAGAATTAATGAGTAATACCGACTCCCTGAAAATGCTCCAAGAAAAAATGGCAGAATACATGGAAAGTGGAGTTAAATTGGGCTGGTTAATTAACCCAGACAAAAAAGAAGTTGAAATATATCGTCGAGGAAAAGAAAAGGAAATTTTAAGTAATCCTCAAAACCTCTCAGGAGAAAACGTTTTGCCTGATTTTATTTTAGATTTAACTGAAATTTTTTAA